In Cryptomeria japonica chromosome 10, Sugi_1.0, whole genome shotgun sequence, a genomic segment contains:
- the LOC131050751 gene encoding NDR1/HIN1-like protein 6: MADNAQVHPEQGKRKSSMDNNESERSRSVVIKFPKDQILREAPSMENHHHGRKNPTRRRSKFCCCFAWFFGSVLSIVVMLLIIAGILYLVFTPRLPNFSVERLETRSFNFSRDSGLSSEFYIAVLDKNRNSKIGIYYKEDNSLGFSYSGVELCSGSFPGFYQGHGNVTLLETSLIGSNVPFSEELYLGVVSEENEKRVPLEISINMPVRIKAGLLKLPKMTVRVRCSIIVSGLSANQESQIESLNCKVKKNVF; this comes from the coding sequence ATGGCAGACAATGCACAAGTCCATCCTGAGCAAGGCAAAAGAAAGAGCTCAATGGACAATAATGAATCTGAAAGATCCAGATCAGTGGTGATAAAGTTTCCAAAGGATCAGATTCTCAGGGAGGCTCCCTCAATGGAAAATCACCACCATGGCCGGAAAAATCCCACAAGAAGACGCAGTAAATTCTGTTGCTGCTTTGCGTGGTTTTTTGGCTCAGTTTTATCGATTGTTGTGATGTTATTGATCATTGCAGGTATTCTCTACTTGGTGTTTACTCCCCGTCTTCCCAACTTTTCTGTTGAGAGATTAGAGACCAGGAGTTTCAATTTCAGTAGAGATTCGGGACTGAGTTCAGAGTTTTATATTGCAGTTCTAGATAAGAATAGGAACAGTAAGATTGGGATATATTATAAGGAAGATAATAGTTTGGGTTTTAGCTATTCTGGTGTAGAGTTGTGTTCTGGAAGTTTTCCTGGTTTTTATCAGGGTCATGGGAATGTAACTCTTTTGGAGACGAGCCTCATTGGGTCGAATGTTCCATTCTCCGAAGAGCTTTATTTGGGTGTTGTAAGtgaagaaaatgagaaaagagTGCCTTTGGAGATTAGTATAAACATGCCTGTGAGGATCAAAGCAGGGTTGTTGAAGCTCCCTAAGATGACTGTTCGAGTGCGTTGCAGTATCATAGTGAGTGGGTTGTCTGCTAATCAGGAATCCCAGATTGAAAGCCTGAATTGCAAGGTCAAGAAAAATGTTTTCTGA